Genomic DNA from Canis lupus dingo isolate Sandy chromosome 4, ASM325472v2, whole genome shotgun sequence:
GGCTTCGGTTGGGCCCGTGACTAATGGGTGCGGCGTGCGGCACGTGGCTGGGGCGTCTGTCCATCCCGGGTAATGAGGGACGCAGCCTGGCCCTTAGGCATGTGACAGGTCAGGGCCGGTAGAGTGGCTTTCTGGAATTCTGGCTAGGGCTGGGCACACCTTGCCCGGTGGTGGTGGGTCCCCCTTCTACCCCCCTAGGGCCTCCTGGGGGCGCGCTgacctcgcagggcccctcccagAAGCCTCGTCCCATGCCAGGCTTTCTCTGTGCAGGGTGCTGGGTGCTCCTGTGAGTCGCTCCCTGCCAGCCAGGGGCCACTGGCTTTCCGGTCAGTGCTGTGTCCTCCTCAGCCTTGGGCCAGGCACCGTGATGACCCCGCAGGATGAGCCCCACACACACTCATGAAATTTCCAGTGAAAGCTGCAGACGCTGCAGGCTGAGTTCCTGGGCCCGATGGCCCCGCTGCCCTCGCTCCTGGGCCGAAGGGCCCCCCAGGTGGCCAGGTGCCCAGGCCCTCAGGCCCCTAACTAGGCCATCCTGGGCATCCCGGACGGCGGGCTGGAAGCCCGAGGCCCAAGTGGGTGCGCAGCCCCGCccggcctcctgcctccccaggcacCCAGGCCGCGGTGGGGCAGGGCCTTGTCCCGAGCTGACTCCGTGGGCCCTGGCGGGTCCCGGCCCGGGGTGCGGGGTCTCgaggccagaggggcagggcTGCAGTCGGAGCTCGGGGCCCCACCCGGCCTCTTTCCCACCCCTGCGCTGACTCACCCCTGACCCACTTGGCGGCCCCGGGCGCAGGGCCAGGCGCCTATAAAGGCAGGCGGGCCCAGGCCCTGCACCCTGCTCAGTTGCCACCTGTCACCGCGCCATGCTGGGAGGCCTGGGGAAACTCGCCGCCGAGGGCCTGGCCCACCGCACCGAGAAGGCCACCGAGGAGGCTGGTGAGGACCCCGAGGCTCCTTTCTCCCTGGGCCCTTCTCCCAGGGCTGGGCCTGTTGGAGGCTGATCCCACACCCCCTGGGGGGCCCTGGCCCCGCGAGGATGGGGCGGAGGTGGCTTGGGCGGGATCCTGAGCGGCCATGGCCCCAACAGGCCTCTGTGGCTCAGACCcgtccctggggcctgggacgaGGGCAGGAGGGACGGCAGCACAGGGGAGGCCCCGGGAGGTGCTGGGAGGGCCTCGATGGCTGGGACCCTCAGGCATCAGAGTAGCCCCAGACAGGAGGGAAGAGCCGTTTCCACCTGGGCCATCGGTTTACAGCTTCAAACGGAACCGGGCGACTGGGTTCCACGTcggccctggggccaaaggccaTTTCCAATTTCTCTAAAGTCCTCAGCAGCCCCTGTCTGTCCACAGACACCGCGACTGTGTCGGGAGGCCAGTCCAGGTCCCCCCGGTTGTGCCTGGCCGCCCGCCACCCGCCCTGTGTCATCTGCTGGCCTCAGTGGCCTGCCCTTGTCAccgtcccccagcccctgccgcGGCCCGACTCCTGACGCCAAAGCCTTCCGGGCTGGCTGCTGCCCCCCAACTCCAGACACCCCTTGGGGGTCTGTTTCCCTCCTGCGGCGTCAGGCGGGGGCGGGCCCGCACCCCAGAGGTGCCCTGACCTGGGGACAGGCCGCCCTTGGCCCCAGGCCccgtgggggaaggaaggaaggcctgCTTGTGCTTCCAGCCGCTGCCAGGCAGGGCGGGCATCCAGGTGTCCGCTGGGCTCTCAGGctgctgcccccgccccaccgGGTCGCGGACGTAAACCGGGGAGTCCCGCCCGGGGTGGCGCCCGGGATGCCCTGGGCCGCGGGCTCTCACTCTGGGCTTCTCATCTTTCCAGTTCACGCCGTGGAGGGAGTGGTGAAGGAGGTACTAGAGCACGCCAAGGAGGCCGGAGAGAAAGGTAAGAAAGGTAGGGGTgtggggtgcgggggtgggggggtggcgggggaggagggcggcTGGAGGAGCCGGAGGGAAGCGCGGGTAGGAGCGCAGCCCGCAGCCTGGGCCAGCAGGTGAGCCCCGCCTTAACCCTTTTGCGGGGAAGGAGGCCAGCCGGTACCCCGCGGCCACCCCGGAGCAGGGGCGCCCCCCCAGAGCAGATACAGTCCCCATCCTTTCTGTGGAGGTCACAAGGTGACACACACCCATGGCAGCACACGTGCACGCGCACTGGGTCCCTCCCATGAAACACTCCAGTTGTGTAAGCATGAGGTGACAGGCGGGCCAGGCACCCAGTGGCCACAGACATTGGAGTGATGGAGGGTCCGGGGccaggggttggggtgaggggTCGGGGTCAGAGATCGGGGTCAGAGCTCGGGGTCagggccggggtcggggccgggaCGCCGTTCCCGTGTCCGCAGTGGGCAGCGGCTGGGAGAGTTGGGGTGGCCCGTGAGTGGGGACCAGCCCGTGACAGCCCAGGTGGGCCCGGTAAACCCCCCAGTACGGACCCTCCCAAGCTTCCGCC
This window encodes:
- the FAM25A gene encoding protein FAM25A, whose translation is MLGGLGKLAAEGLAHRTEKATEEAVHAVEGVVKEVLEHAKEAGEKAVADALKKAQDSGEKVVKDVTATVTEAVTGAVAHAVEGLGPRGQ